In Agromyces sp. 3263, a single genomic region encodes these proteins:
- a CDS encoding zinc-dependent alcohol dehydrogenase, whose product MKAMVYRGPYKVRVEEKDIPRIEHPNDAIVRVRLAAICGSDLHLYHGMMPDTRVGHTFGHEFVGEVVEVGSSVERLTAGDRVMVPFNIYCGSCYFCSRGLYSNCHNVNPNATAVGGIYGYSHTCGGYDGAQSEYVRVPFADVGPGLIPDWLDEEDALLMTDALSTGYFGAQLGDIEEGDTVVVFGAGPVGLFAAKSSWLMGAGRVIVVDHLEYRLAKARDFADAETVNFAEVDDVVVHLKKLTDGLGADVGIDAVGAEADGNFTQHVTSAKLKLQGGSPIALNWAIDSVRKGATVSVMGAYGPMFSAVKFGDAMNKGLTLRMNQCPVKRQWPRLLEHIRNGYLKPRDIVTHRIPLEHIAEGYHMFSAKLDDCIKPIIVPSAA is encoded by the coding sequence ATGAAGGCCATGGTGTACCGCGGACCGTACAAGGTGCGCGTCGAGGAGAAGGACATCCCCAGGATCGAGCATCCGAACGATGCGATCGTTCGCGTGCGACTCGCGGCGATCTGCGGATCCGACCTGCACCTGTACCACGGCATGATGCCCGACACGAGGGTGGGCCACACGTTCGGGCACGAGTTCGTGGGCGAGGTCGTCGAGGTCGGGTCCTCCGTCGAGCGGCTCACGGCAGGCGACCGGGTGATGGTGCCCTTCAACATCTACTGCGGATCGTGCTACTTCTGTTCGCGCGGCCTCTACTCGAACTGCCACAACGTGAACCCGAACGCGACCGCGGTGGGCGGCATCTACGGCTACTCGCACACCTGCGGCGGCTACGACGGCGCGCAGTCTGAGTACGTGCGCGTACCGTTCGCCGACGTCGGCCCCGGCCTGATCCCCGACTGGCTCGACGAGGAGGACGCGCTGCTCATGACCGACGCCCTGTCGACGGGGTACTTCGGCGCGCAGCTCGGCGACATCGAGGAGGGCGACACCGTCGTGGTCTTCGGCGCGGGCCCCGTCGGCCTCTTCGCGGCGAAGTCGTCGTGGCTCATGGGCGCCGGGCGCGTGATCGTGGTCGACCACCTCGAGTACCGGCTCGCGAAGGCCCGGGACTTCGCGGACGCCGAGACGGTGAACTTCGCCGAGGTCGACGACGTGGTCGTGCACCTGAAGAAGCTCACCGACGGCCTGGGCGCGGATGTCGGGATCGACGCCGTGGGCGCGGAGGCCGACGGCAACTTCACCCAGCACGTCACGTCGGCCAAGCTCAAGCTCCAGGGCGGCTCCCCCATCGCCCTCAACTGGGCGATCGACTCCGTGCGCAAGGGCGCCACCGTCTCGGTCATGGGCGCCTACGGACCCATGTTCAGCGCCGTGAAGTTCGGCGATGCCATGAACAAGGGGCTCACGCTCCGGATGAACCAGTGCCCCGTCAAGCGGCAGTGGCCACGGCTGCTCGAGCACATCCGCAACGGCTACCTGAAGCCGCGCGACATCGTCACCCACCGCATCCCGCTCGAGCACATCGCCGAGGGGTACCACATGTTCTCGGCCAAGCTCGATGACTGCATCAAGCCGATCATCGTGCCGAGCGCCGCCTGA
- a CDS encoding SDR family NAD(P)-dependent oxidoreductase: protein MSRRTSGQLEKDMNVSSNVWFITGAGRGLGLDIAQAALSAGHSVVATGRDAARVEAAIGAHEHLFSVALDVTDPAGAERATAAAVDRFGRIDVLVNNAGNFYAGYFENLSPDQFRAQMETNFFGPLNVTRAVLPVMRAQRAGQVITVTSTAGLVGGEFTSAYAASKFALEGWMESLRFEVEPFGITTMSVEPGFFRTELLVEGASTIWPELDIPDYAERTAQTIGAWRSMNGQQVGDPGKLGRALVTLSGSGRLPLRFVAGADAMGAVERNLATIHGQVDANRDLSASLSYSA from the coding sequence ATGAGCCGCCGAACGAGCGGCCAACTCGAGAAGGACATGAACGTGAGCAGCAACGTGTGGTTCATCACCGGAGCAGGACGAGGGCTCGGGCTCGATATCGCCCAGGCAGCGCTCTCCGCCGGACATTCGGTCGTCGCAACCGGCCGCGACGCAGCCCGCGTCGAGGCGGCGATCGGTGCCCATGAGCACCTCTTCAGCGTCGCGCTCGACGTGACCGACCCTGCCGGCGCCGAGCGTGCCACTGCCGCTGCAGTCGACCGCTTCGGGCGCATCGATGTGCTCGTGAACAATGCGGGCAATTTCTACGCGGGCTACTTCGAGAACCTCAGCCCCGATCAGTTCCGTGCACAGATGGAGACGAACTTCTTCGGCCCGCTCAACGTCACCCGCGCGGTCCTGCCCGTGATGCGCGCACAGCGGGCGGGGCAGGTCATCACCGTCACGTCCACAGCCGGGCTCGTGGGGGGCGAGTTCACTTCTGCGTACGCCGCATCGAAGTTCGCCCTCGAGGGGTGGATGGAATCCCTTCGCTTCGAGGTCGAACCGTTCGGCATCACGACGATGTCGGTCGAGCCCGGGTTCTTCCGCACTGAACTCCTCGTCGAGGGCGCCTCCACCATCTGGCCCGAGCTCGACATCCCCGACTACGCCGAACGCACCGCGCAGACGATCGGGGCGTGGAGGAGCATGAACGGGCAGCAGGTCGGCGATCCCGGGAAGCTCGGCCGTGCATTGGTCACGCTCTCCGGCTCGGGCCGGCTCCCGCTTCGCTTCGTGGCCGGGGCGGACGCGATGGGCGCGGTCGAACGCAACCTCGCCACCATCCACGGTCAGGTCGATGCGAACCGCGACCTGTCGGCTTCGCTCTCCTACAGCGCGTAA
- a CDS encoding aldo/keto reductase, which yields MKNAHLGSLDVSRIGLGAMTMAGTYTTGGALDHDESIRTIHRALDLGVTHIDTAEVYGPYLSEEIVGQAIRGRRDQVKVATKFGLVSHSGGGPGVIDSAPANVNAAVEGSLRRLGTDHIDLYYQHRVDPDTPIEDTAGAVADLIADGKVLNFGLSEASARTIRRAHAVHPVSALQTEYSLWTRDVEAEILPLLRELGIGFVPYSPLGHGLLSGQIRSATDIPDDDWRKTNPRFVGENFDRNLRLVDEVRAIGAEIGATPAQTALAWILTRGEDIAPIPGTRRVARVEENTAADAVELTTDQAARLTALEPAAGERHDEANMVSIDT from the coding sequence ATGAAGAACGCACACCTCGGGAGCCTCGACGTCTCCCGCATCGGCCTCGGCGCAATGACGATGGCCGGCACCTACACGACCGGTGGAGCGCTCGACCACGACGAGTCCATCCGCACCATCCACCGCGCGCTCGACCTGGGTGTCACCCACATCGACACCGCCGAAGTGTACGGCCCGTACCTCAGCGAGGAGATCGTCGGCCAGGCCATCCGTGGCCGCCGCGACCAGGTGAAGGTCGCCACCAAGTTCGGGCTCGTCTCCCACTCCGGCGGCGGACCGGGCGTGATCGACAGCGCACCTGCGAACGTGAACGCCGCCGTCGAGGGCTCCCTTCGGCGCCTGGGCACGGACCACATCGACCTGTACTACCAGCACCGCGTGGACCCCGACACGCCCATCGAGGACACCGCGGGCGCGGTCGCGGATCTGATCGCCGACGGCAAGGTGCTCAACTTCGGTCTGTCCGAGGCGTCGGCACGGACCATTCGCCGGGCGCACGCCGTGCATCCGGTGTCGGCGCTGCAGACCGAGTACTCGTTGTGGACGCGCGATGTGGAAGCGGAGATCCTGCCGCTGCTCCGCGAGCTCGGCATCGGCTTCGTCCCCTACTCCCCGCTCGGCCACGGGCTGCTGTCCGGCCAGATCCGCTCCGCGACCGACATCCCCGACGATGACTGGCGGAAGACCAACCCGCGGTTCGTGGGCGAGAACTTCGACCGCAACCTGCGCCTCGTCGACGAGGTCCGTGCGATCGGCGCAGAGATCGGCGCGACCCCCGCGCAGACGGCACTGGCGTGGATCCTCACGCGCGGCGAGGACATCGCCCCGATCCCGGGCACGCGGCGTGTGGCGCGAGTGGAGGAGAACACCGCAGCTGACGCGGTCGAACTCACGACGGACCAGGCCGCCCGCCTGACCGCGCTCGAGCCCGCCGCCGGTGAACGACACGACGAGGCCAACATGGTCTCGATCGACACGTGA
- a CDS encoding BTAD domain-containing putative transcriptional regulator: MRHALDEDGASARIVTAGRDWQRPEVAARMLAEATRGRPASLAIDDAHHLIGSASERVLEGFLDEGRVPRVVVASRTMPSFEVKGDALVTAPELAFRLDEVVALVRAHGGPRIELETASRLRAETAGWAEPIRLLARVAERVDPDSLDREMAATLGGDFAAVWLERMLAELQPRVEAALAASSGLPSLDLARCSRLLGETDGAALIRALDDGEVMHGRTQGGRRALPPVLRRHLLARMSPSARVAAGEAAARVLLEDEAMTDAADALAHGGAWPSLGHLLVADPAAGRSPGRWAARVPAHVGQRTPAIGDAVERARAGERLTLVGTRSGRAALTARGPVPIATLDRGSELLASAGARLRRGDATGAVPLLRRALRSAEAPEESIAARLALAVLRVPLASATTTMQALCALEGDAVELGLSGLARVIRGAIAANCLGAPRRAVREVVERCELYDDDLGAAIVEGIDVLAQLRRGAVDVDEAIAFAERCDRLGEAEAAVWARAAAVLGAAAARSPRLPDLVSTAEASAVATDLEGPRALLDAAAALTCGGEDAVRHAASAHRIARLSGLPRVPLVPSLVPRVPTDVVIARPATQERPHDPALAVSCFGGFRVRIDGADADLRGLRPQARSLLRMLALNAGAPLHRELIADALWGELGTESALHALHVSISSLRRVLPIDDGSSRFVVERDGEAYRLGIADRAHCDLSDFDDHLAAAATAKSRGDLASAASGLRHALGLYTGDVLPEDGPAEWAIGARERYRLRAAEAANSLSHLEAHLGDTRAAVAAASRAVEIDPWLDESWRTLVRMHRHAGDDVAALRARDGYHRMREALGIE; the protein is encoded by the coding sequence GTGCGTCACGCACTGGACGAGGACGGGGCATCCGCTCGCATCGTCACGGCCGGACGCGACTGGCAACGGCCGGAGGTCGCCGCCCGGATGCTGGCCGAGGCCACGCGGGGCCGGCCCGCATCGCTGGCGATCGACGACGCCCACCACCTGATCGGCTCGGCATCGGAACGGGTGCTCGAGGGCTTCCTCGACGAGGGCCGCGTGCCGCGGGTCGTCGTCGCCTCCCGCACCATGCCGTCCTTCGAGGTCAAGGGCGACGCGCTCGTGACCGCACCCGAGTTGGCCTTCCGGCTCGACGAGGTGGTAGCCCTGGTGCGCGCGCACGGCGGCCCTCGGATCGAGCTCGAGACGGCGTCGCGCCTCCGGGCCGAGACGGCAGGGTGGGCCGAGCCGATCCGCCTGCTCGCGCGCGTGGCCGAGCGCGTCGATCCGGACTCGCTCGACCGCGAGATGGCCGCGACGCTCGGCGGCGACTTCGCCGCGGTGTGGCTCGAGCGGATGCTGGCCGAACTCCAGCCGCGCGTGGAGGCCGCGCTCGCCGCCTCGAGCGGGCTCCCCTCTCTCGACCTCGCCCGGTGCTCGCGACTGCTCGGCGAGACAGACGGCGCCGCGCTGATCCGCGCGCTCGACGACGGCGAGGTCATGCACGGCCGCACGCAGGGTGGCCGGCGGGCGCTGCCGCCGGTGCTCCGACGGCACCTCCTCGCACGGATGTCCCCGTCGGCACGCGTGGCGGCGGGGGAGGCCGCCGCGCGGGTGCTCCTCGAGGACGAGGCGATGACGGATGCCGCGGACGCGCTCGCGCACGGCGGCGCGTGGCCGTCACTCGGGCACCTGCTCGTGGCCGACCCGGCGGCAGGGCGCTCCCCCGGACGATGGGCGGCACGGGTCCCCGCGCACGTGGGGCAGCGGACTCCGGCGATCGGCGACGCGGTCGAGCGTGCGCGTGCCGGGGAACGGCTGACGCTCGTCGGCACCCGCTCGGGCCGCGCCGCGCTCACCGCGCGGGGGCCGGTCCCCATCGCGACGCTCGACCGCGGTTCCGAGCTGCTGGCCTCCGCCGGCGCCCGCTTGCGGCGAGGCGACGCGACCGGCGCCGTGCCGCTGCTCCGCCGCGCGCTCCGATCCGCCGAGGCGCCCGAGGAGTCCATCGCCGCACGGCTCGCGCTCGCCGTGCTCCGCGTTCCCCTGGCCTCGGCGACGACGACCATGCAGGCGCTCTGCGCCCTCGAGGGCGACGCCGTCGAGCTCGGGCTCTCCGGCTTGGCCCGGGTCATCCGCGGGGCCATTGCGGCGAACTGCCTCGGCGCACCGAGACGCGCGGTGCGCGAGGTCGTCGAACGGTGCGAGCTGTACGACGACGACCTCGGCGCCGCGATCGTCGAGGGCATCGATGTGCTGGCGCAGCTGCGGCGCGGCGCGGTCGACGTCGACGAGGCCATCGCCTTCGCGGAACGCTGCGATCGGCTCGGAGAAGCCGAAGCCGCTGTCTGGGCTCGCGCCGCAGCGGTGCTCGGAGCCGCGGCGGCGCGATCGCCCAGGTTGCCCGACCTCGTCTCCACCGCCGAGGCCTCCGCGGTCGCGACCGACCTCGAGGGCCCGCGTGCCCTGCTCGACGCAGCGGCCGCGCTCACGTGCGGCGGGGAGGACGCGGTGCGGCACGCGGCATCCGCTCATCGGATCGCCCGGCTGTCGGGACTCCCGCGCGTGCCCCTCGTGCCGTCGCTGGTGCCGCGCGTGCCCACCGACGTCGTCATCGCACGACCGGCCACGCAGGAACGGCCGCACGACCCGGCGCTCGCGGTGTCGTGCTTCGGCGGATTCCGCGTGCGCATCGACGGCGCCGACGCCGACCTGCGGGGGCTCCGGCCCCAGGCGCGCAGCCTGTTGCGGATGCTCGCGCTCAACGCGGGCGCGCCCCTGCACCGCGAGCTCATCGCCGACGCGCTCTGGGGCGAGCTCGGCACGGAATCGGCGCTGCATGCCCTGCACGTCAGCATCTCGAGCCTGCGCCGGGTGCTGCCGATCGACGACGGCTCGTCGCGGTTCGTCGTCGAGCGCGACGGGGAGGCCTACCGACTCGGCATCGCCGACCGGGCGCACTGCGACCTGTCGGACTTCGACGACCACCTCGCCGCAGCCGCGACCGCGAAGTCGCGTGGCGACCTCGCCTCGGCGGCGTCGGGCCTGCGGCACGCGCTCGGCCTCTACACCGGCGACGTGCTGCCCGAGGACGGCCCCGCGGAGTGGGCGATCGGCGCCCGCGAGCGGTACCGGCTCCGGGCGGCGGAGGCCGCGAACTCGCTCTCCCACCTCGAGGCGCACCTCGGCGACACGCGAGCCGCCGTGGCCGCGGCGAGCCGCGCGGTCGAGATCGACCCGTGGCTCGACGAGTCGTGGCGCACGCTCGTTCGGATGCACCGGCACGCGGGCGACGATGTCGCCGCTCTGCGCGCGCGCGACGGATACCACCGCATGCGCGAGGCGCTCGGCATCGAGTGA
- the phoA gene encoding alkaline phosphatase: MPIRVTKLRAASAAAALLGAGAIVAASSLSATAAPEPSPDQPGGAIRHSAAGFGDAAALARSLLPTPARNVILLIGDGMGDSEITIARDYLVGAGGELPGIDALPVTGQYTTYSLYKDGDPLAGKPDYTPDSASTGTGWATGTKTYDNAVSVDIHGTAQKTLLELAKANGLRTGDVTTSEIQDATPAVQVAHVAARSCYGPDSPSCGADALANGGAGSISEQLLDTRPDVTLGGGAATFAQTAKAGEWAGMTLLDQAEDRGYEVVTDGAGLAGLSKANQDAPVLGLFAGGNLPTRFAPNTPTVGGSGAATGVECQPNPDYLGASGVTLKAMTEKSIQLLDDKKSKKGFFLQVEGASIDKRDHAADACGQIGETQDFDEAVQAALAFAKADKNTLVIVTADHAHSSQIVDGPTPGLGTTLTTVEGAPLRISYGTAAAGGSQQHTGSQLRIAAYGPSAIGVLGLTDQTDTFFTIANALKLNTGVKVSWPLPKGPQATKPWDTRRAG, from the coding sequence ATGCCCATCCGTGTCACAAAGCTGCGGGCCGCGTCGGCCGCTGCCGCGCTCCTCGGCGCCGGCGCGATCGTCGCCGCGTCGAGCCTCTCCGCGACCGCCGCGCCGGAGCCGTCGCCCGACCAGCCCGGCGGCGCCATCCGCCACAGCGCGGCAGGCTTCGGCGACGCCGCCGCCCTGGCGCGCTCGCTGCTGCCCACGCCCGCGCGCAACGTCATCCTCCTCATCGGCGACGGCATGGGCGACAGCGAGATCACGATCGCCCGCGACTACCTCGTCGGGGCCGGCGGCGAGCTGCCCGGCATCGATGCCCTCCCGGTGACGGGCCAGTACACCACCTACTCGCTCTACAAGGACGGCGACCCGCTCGCGGGCAAGCCCGACTACACGCCCGACTCCGCGTCGACCGGCACCGGCTGGGCGACCGGCACGAAGACGTACGACAACGCGGTCTCGGTCGACATCCACGGCACCGCGCAGAAGACGCTGCTCGAGCTCGCCAAGGCGAACGGCCTGCGCACGGGCGACGTGACCACCTCGGAGATCCAGGACGCGACGCCCGCCGTGCAGGTCGCCCACGTGGCGGCTCGCAGCTGCTACGGACCCGACAGCCCCAGCTGCGGTGCGGACGCCCTGGCGAACGGCGGCGCCGGCTCGATCTCGGAGCAGCTGCTCGACACGCGCCCCGACGTGACGCTCGGCGGCGGCGCGGCGACGTTCGCGCAGACCGCCAAGGCGGGCGAATGGGCGGGCATGACCCTGCTCGACCAGGCCGAGGACCGCGGCTACGAGGTCGTCACCGACGGCGCCGGCCTCGCGGGACTGTCGAAGGCGAATCAGGATGCCCCGGTGCTGGGCCTGTTCGCGGGCGGCAACCTCCCCACCCGCTTCGCCCCGAACACGCCGACCGTCGGCGGCTCGGGCGCGGCCACGGGAGTCGAGTGCCAGCCGAACCCCGACTACCTCGGGGCATCCGGTGTCACGCTGAAGGCGATGACCGAGAAGTCGATCCAGCTCCTCGACGACAAGAAGTCCAAGAAGGGCTTCTTCCTGCAGGTCGAGGGCGCCTCCATCGACAAGCGCGACCACGCCGCCGACGCCTGCGGACAGATCGGCGAGACGCAGGACTTCGACGAGGCGGTGCAGGCGGCGCTCGCGTTCGCCAAGGCCGACAAGAACACCCTCGTGATCGTCACGGCCGACCACGCGCACTCCTCGCAGATCGTCGACGGCCCCACGCCCGGTCTCGGCACGACGCTCACGACGGTCGAGGGTGCGCCGCTGCGCATCTCCTATGGCACCGCGGCCGCGGGCGGTTCGCAGCAGCACACCGGATCGCAGCTGCGCATCGCCGCCTACGGCCCGAGCGCGATCGGCGTGCTCGGCCTCACCGACCAGACCGACACGTTCTTCACCATCGCGAACGCGCTGAAGCTGAACACGGGCGTGAAGGTGAGCTGGCCGCTGCCGAAGGGACCGCAGGCCACCAAGCCGTGGGACACGCGCCGCGCCGGGTGA
- a CDS encoding DEAD/DEAH box helicase, with protein sequence MTSSDAPVEVEAPDEPAAITFADLGLDGPVLKALDDVGYETPSAIQAATIPTLLAGRDVVGLAQTGTGKTAAFALPILARLDLHQKTPQALVLAPTRELALQVCEAFERYAAHLKGVHILPVYGGQGYGVQLSALRRGVHIIVGTPGRIMDHLDKRTLDLSELKYLVLDEADEMLKMGFAEDVETILADTPDDKQVALFSATMPAAIRRMSKQYLHDPEEITVKTKTQTSANITQRYLVVSYQQKIDALTRILEVENFEGMIVFVRTKSVTEELAEKLRARGYSAAAINGDIAQVQRERTVNQLKSGKLDILVATDVAARGLDVERISHVVNFDIPSDSEPYVHRIGRTGRAGRTGDAISFVTPRERGLLTRIEKATKQPITQMQLPSVDDVNVTRLARFDDRISAALGQAERIDGFRDIIAHYVRNHDVPEADVAAALAVVAQGDSPLLLEPEPVRPPQRFDRDDRDRPGRGERGDGRGAERYRGAGDRPERRPRPGAKPMTTYRIAVGRRHKVEPRQIVGALANEGGLQRDDFGAIQIRPEFSLVELPADLSPDTLDRLTGTRISGRLIELRPDTGGPRRRDDRGDRGDRSSRPRRDTRDARPRWDDRESRDRSAGGDASSEHGGDDAPARKPRHKTAGATTTD encoded by the coding sequence GTGACTTCCAGCGATGCTCCGGTCGAGGTCGAGGCTCCTGACGAGCCCGCCGCGATCACGTTCGCCGACCTCGGCCTCGACGGGCCGGTGCTCAAGGCGCTCGACGACGTGGGCTACGAGACCCCGTCGGCGATCCAGGCGGCGACCATTCCCACCCTGCTCGCGGGCCGCGACGTCGTCGGCCTCGCGCAGACCGGCACGGGCAAGACGGCGGCGTTCGCGCTGCCGATCCTGGCGCGCCTCGACCTGCACCAGAAGACCCCGCAGGCGCTCGTGCTGGCGCCCACCCGCGAGCTCGCCCTGCAGGTCTGCGAGGCGTTCGAGCGCTACGCGGCGCACCTCAAGGGCGTGCACATCCTCCCGGTCTACGGCGGCCAGGGGTACGGGGTGCAGCTCTCGGCGCTGCGACGCGGCGTGCACATCATCGTCGGCACGCCGGGCCGCATCATGGACCACCTCGACAAGCGCACGCTCGACCTGTCGGAGCTCAAGTACCTCGTGCTCGACGAGGCCGACGAGATGCTGAAGATGGGCTTCGCCGAGGACGTCGAGACGATCCTCGCCGACACCCCCGACGACAAGCAGGTGGCGTTGTTCTCCGCGACCATGCCGGCCGCGATCCGGCGCATGTCGAAGCAGTACCTGCACGACCCCGAGGAGATCACGGTCAAGACCAAGACCCAGACCTCGGCGAACATCACGCAGCGCTACCTCGTCGTGTCGTACCAGCAGAAGATCGACGCCCTCACGCGCATCCTCGAGGTCGAGAACTTCGAGGGCATGATCGTGTTCGTGCGCACGAAGAGCGTCACCGAGGAGCTCGCGGAGAAGCTGCGGGCCCGCGGCTACTCGGCCGCGGCGATCAACGGCGACATCGCCCAGGTGCAGCGCGAGCGCACGGTGAACCAGTTGAAGTCGGGCAAGCTCGACATCCTGGTGGCGACGGATGTCGCCGCGCGCGGCCTCGACGTCGAGCGCATCAGCCACGTGGTGAACTTCGACATCCCGAGCGACAGCGAGCCCTACGTGCACCGCATCGGCCGCACCGGCCGCGCGGGCCGCACCGGCGATGCGATCAGCTTCGTGACCCCGCGCGAGCGCGGCCTGCTCACCCGCATCGAGAAGGCGACCAAGCAGCCCATCACGCAGATGCAGCTGCCGAGCGTCGACGACGTCAACGTCACCCGCCTCGCGCGCTTCGACGACCGCATCAGCGCCGCACTCGGCCAGGCCGAGCGCATCGACGGGTTCCGCGACATCATCGCCCACTACGTGCGCAACCACGACGTGCCCGAGGCGGATGTCGCGGCGGCGCTCGCCGTCGTCGCGCAGGGCGACTCGCCGCTGCTGCTCGAGCCCGAGCCCGTGCGCCCGCCGCAGCGGTTCGACCGCGACGACCGCGACCGCCCCGGACGGGGCGAGCGCGGTGATGGCCGCGGCGCAGAGCGGTATCGCGGCGCGGGCGACCGACCCGAGCGGCGCCCGCGTCCCGGCGCGAAGCCGATGACCACCTACCGCATCGCCGTGGGCCGGCGTCACAAGGTCGAGCCTCGCCAGATCGTCGGGGCGCTCGCGAACGAGGGCGGCCTGCAGCGCGACGACTTCGGCGCCATCCAGATCCGGCCCGAGTTCTCGCTCGTCGAGCTTCCCGCCGACCTGTCGCCCGACACCCTCGACCGGCTGACGGGCACGCGCATCTCGGGACGGCTCATCGAGCTGCGACCCGATACCGGCGGGCCTCGCCGTCGCGACGACCGTGGCGATCGCGGCGACCGGAGCAGCCGCCCCCGGCGCGACACCCGCGACGCGCGTCCGCGCTGGGACGACCGGGAGAGCCGCGACCGCAGCGCAGGCGGCGATGCGTCCTCCGAGCACGGCGGCGACGATGCACCCGCCCGCAAGCCGCGGCACAAGACGGCCGGGGCCACCACGACCGACTGA
- a CDS encoding helix-turn-helix transcriptional regulator: protein MDASDAISEFLTTRRAKLTPSQVGLPDFGGRRRVPGLRREEVALVAGMSAEYYKRLERGNAAGVSEAVIDGVSRALQLDDAEHAHLHDLVRAANAGAHPQQRARTIRQTQLTSGMRQTIDAMSTVPVFIQNGRLDAIATNRLGAALFSEMLDGARPPANAARFIFLEPRAQAFYREWDAQARQIVAVLRAEAGRSPYDRQLTDLVGELSTRSDLFRRLWGAHDVREHRTGLKLVHHPVVGDLDLTFQAMDLASDRGLQMVVFSAERGSPTHERLQLLANVAETAVR, encoded by the coding sequence ATGGACGCCTCCGACGCGATCAGCGAGTTTCTCACCACGCGCCGCGCGAAGCTCACGCCCTCGCAGGTAGGGCTGCCCGACTTCGGCGGTCGACGCCGCGTTCCCGGGCTCCGCCGCGAAGAGGTCGCGCTGGTGGCCGGAATGAGCGCGGAGTACTACAAACGCCTCGAGCGGGGCAACGCGGCCGGGGTCTCCGAAGCCGTCATCGACGGCGTCAGCCGTGCCCTGCAACTCGACGACGCCGAACACGCCCATCTGCATGACCTGGTCCGCGCCGCCAACGCGGGGGCTCATCCGCAGCAGCGAGCACGGACCATCCGCCAGACGCAGCTCACGTCCGGTATGAGGCAGACCATCGACGCCATGTCGACGGTACCGGTCTTCATACAGAACGGCCGTCTCGACGCCATCGCCACCAACCGGCTCGGGGCGGCCCTCTTCTCAGAAATGCTCGACGGCGCCCGACCGCCGGCCAACGCCGCCCGATTCATCTTCCTCGAACCGCGCGCCCAGGCCTTCTACCGTGAATGGGACGCGCAGGCCCGCCAGATCGTGGCCGTCCTTCGCGCCGAAGCCGGCCGGTCGCCCTACGACCGTCAGCTGACCGACCTCGTCGGCGAACTCTCCACCCGCAGCGATCTGTTCCGAAGGCTTTGGGGGGCCCACGACGTCCGCGAACACCGCACCGGCCTCAAACTCGTCCACCATCCCGTCGTCGGCGACCTCGACCTCACCTTCCAGGCGATGGACCTCGCATCCGACCGCGGACTCCAGATGGTCGTCTTCTCCGCGGAACGAGGTTCGCCGACCCACGAACGCCTCCAACTCCTCGCCAACGTGGCCGAGACCGCCGTTCGGTGA
- a CDS encoding dihydrofolate reductase family protein: protein MRKVIYGMNVTLDGYVAASGDDIGWGAPSDELFQWWLDQEVAIGLLMYGRKLWETMSSHWPTGDQQPDATPAQIEFARNWRDTPKLVFSSTIDEVDWNARLVKGDAVAEITRLKAEDGEPMRVGGATLAATAMRAGLVDEYTIVTHPVLVGGGRPFFAALDSWVNLNLLETRTFPGGVVMNRYETRR from the coding sequence ATGCGCAAAGTGATCTACGGCATGAACGTGACGCTGGACGGCTACGTCGCCGCGTCCGGCGACGACATCGGCTGGGGGGCGCCGAGCGACGAGCTGTTCCAATGGTGGCTCGACCAGGAGGTGGCGATCGGGCTGTTGATGTACGGGCGCAAGCTGTGGGAGACGATGAGTTCCCACTGGCCGACCGGCGACCAGCAGCCCGACGCCACCCCTGCGCAGATCGAGTTCGCGCGGAACTGGCGGGACACACCCAAGCTGGTGTTCTCCTCGACGATCGACGAGGTCGACTGGAACGCCCGCCTCGTCAAGGGCGACGCGGTCGCCGAGATCACCCGCCTGAAGGCCGAGGACGGCGAGCCGATGCGGGTCGGCGGTGCCACGCTCGCCGCGACGGCGATGCGGGCCGGGCTGGTCGACGAGTACACGATCGTGACCCACCCGGTCCTGGTGGGGGGCGGCAGGCCGTTCTTCGCAGCACTGGACAGCTGGGTGAACCTGAACCTCCTGGAGACGCGAACGTTTCCCGGCGGGGTGGTGATGAACCGGTACGAGACGAGGCGCTGA